From the Salvelinus alpinus chromosome 12, SLU_Salpinus.1, whole genome shotgun sequence genome, the window ACTGCAAACGGACCAAACTAATCTTGTCTCCTCTTTGGTTGAcgcgaaaaagaaaaaaaaacatggcgGTGCGCACAAACTACCCATCTTCGGATTACAttcgatttctagaaagtgttttactcaaataTTTAGATCAATGATCAGCTCACCCGTGATgaaatataaatagtaattgctattagctaattcatagtGTTTTCTGACAGCCGAGAGTTATCTAAATATGACCGCTTGGATTAcgtcagttagcgctaggactaaTGTAGCCGACATTTTCCGATTTGGATGACTGTGTATGAGGTctctacttctgtgaatgtctgaacattgcatccaaaaataaaacTTCACATTCAGGACATCATTTTGCAAGGActttgtttgtgcaaaatgtttgaGAAAATGTTTGAGTGTGGCTAGCTTAAAACGCTGACTGAATAGCAACtggagtcgctctggataagagcgtctgctaaatgactttgtaaatgtaaatgtaaataagctTTCCAATCACACCGGGTTTGAgcgtacgctgcagggaccactgtcGAAGGATCACACCCGTTTGTTGGTACGCGTGAACAGGTTAAACCTGCTATGGCACGCACACGAACGTGCACACAAACTATGATAactatgaaaacacacacacagcagagggaTGAACTACGAGGCAGAATCAAtgcgttagccagctaactttgataaacacCCAGAAATAACTATTGATTTTGTCATTCATTAACAAAGCTAAACTCCGATATGGTTTTTCTTTGTTGAGTTAATTTGACCATTCCCATTTCAAGCATACCTTTCTAACAAAAGGTTGCTGGCTAACTTACTGATCCTGGTTTGTAGTATAACACTCGAGCGTGGTGCTTCTTTACCTTTCTTGGTGAAGAACTCCTTGGAGTATTTTCCGGCCAGGATCAGCTTCTTAGGAACTTTACCCAACAACTCAATGATCAACGCTATGTGATCTAcacaagagaggaagaggacaaacAAATTAGACGGTGCCAATCTCAGTTGTGATGAAGGTCTGCAGAATCCTCACAGACACAGCAGCAGGATCTACACAACAggatgtgagtgagtgtgtcttGAGGTCTAAAATATTTGAGATACTATAAAAAGGCACAATCTTGTGCCTTTACAGGGAGGGGAACATACCTTCATCTCTAGAGTAGTCTTCCCCAGAGTGAGGCTCAAACAGGTAGTCTCCTGTAGCCAGCTCAAAAGCCTAGAAGGGACagtaacatatacagtaccagataaacgtttggacacaactactcattcaatggtttttctttatttttactcttttctacattgtagaataatagtgaaggcatcaaaactatgaaataacacatatggaatcatgtagtaaccaaacaaagtgttaaatcaaaatatgtttgagattcttgaatgtagccaccctttgccttgacagctttgcacactcttggcattctctcaaccagcttcatgaggtagtcacctggatttattttccaacagtcttgaaggagttcccacatatgctgagcacttgttggctgcctttccttcacgctgcggtccaactcatcccaaacaatctcaatttggTTTCACAGAACACAGTAAGGACTCCGCCTTTGAGCCTTTTCACACGTACCAACAAACGGGTGTGCTCTTTCTACAGTGGTCCCTTACAGGACAGcgtggccagctcaaacgctgactgttgcatcaatcgaaactggacgttccaaataagcgttctaatcccaccggtttgagcgtacgctccagggaccactgtagaatgagcACACCTGTTTGTTGGTACGTGTGAAAAGGCTCAAATGCAGAgttgtaccagacagggggacagACTGATGACTAGTAAGCCCCGCAGCTTAATACAAATACATATCAGATCACTGTCTGCTGTGCTAGTTAGCTCAAGATTTTCTGAGGCTAGTTATACACTGACTAAGTTGTTTCACATTCTTGCGGGACCTCCTTGGGAAACTAAACTATTTATTAAACGTGGTTGTACTTGTGAGTTGTAACCCACATTTTTGTCTTTACATGACCAAGTCAACATACAGCCAGACCTGACCTGTGGTAGTTGGTAAGTGCGGAGACGTTCCTTGCGTGTCCCTACTGACAGGAACACGGAGGCGAGGCCACGTTTTGGGTTGATCTGACAAGCGTGAGGAGTGTGTGTCggggtgtatgtttgtgtgtgtgtgtcctctatccTATCTCTACCCACCATTGCGGCAGTGCTCCAGATATCAGCAGGCGTCCCGTAGCCGGCTCCCATCAACACCTCCAGAGAACGGTACTGACGAGTTTGGATGTCATCTGTAAAGTGCTTGTgctgaggaggacaggaggagggatggagagagagggatagaggggggggtagagagagagagaaagaaagaaatagagagggagaaagagaaggcaTCACTGATCTGACATGACTCGTATTGGTGTGAGCCTTTAAGTCAaaccaaatcacattttattggtcacatacacatggttagcagaggtTATTCCGAGTGTAGCAAAAttattgtgcttctagttccgacagtgcagcagtatctaacataGACTGTAGTAAAAACCCTTTGCCGTCTGTCGCATATCTGGTCATATGTATTTAATAATCTGGTCATTTCGAGTCCACGGGATGAGAAGTGGGTCTTCCACAGCATCCGGTCCTGATTAACGATCAAGCTAGCGAGCAAGGAAGGATGATTGGGGCCCAAATAAGATTTTCAAAAATTCGAAAATGGCTGTACTATACTCACCACCCAGCAGGCGTTCCCCAGGTCAGCGATTTTGATCTGGATCTTGTCTGCATTGAGAGGTTCCAGAGGGTTGACCAACAGACTACCTGCTGCTACTTTAtctaaagagagagaagagggtggaAAGTGGAGGGAGAAAAAGGAGAGGAACAAAACAATATTTATCTATAATGTGAGCGTTGTGTGATGCTGAAGTCAGTTCTGCCGAGTCAACTGGAAGAGAAAGACGACGGAAAAGACCGAAAGAGAAGTACTGAGGTGGTGATATTATAAGGAGCCCCCAGAAAGATGACAGAAGGAGTAGAGAAAGCAACGCGAGTGTCTTCAGTGAGGTGAACCGTTCAGAACATTGCGACTAGAAATGAGGAATAGAGCCGAAATGATACTTGAATCTACATTTCAAAGAGACATGTCTGAACTCCGTGATCTTTATTCTATCCAAATATTCTATAATGTTTCCCCTCCTGATGAAGTGCGCAGCCCCTCCACTAACCATTCCTCTcgccctcctcttcatcctctcttCCAGGCACCTCATCCGTCTCCATCTCCTCGTCTTTTCTCTCCTCGTCATCCTTCTCTGGTCGTTTGCACTCCTCTGTCtcgccctcctttcctctccctcttccttctttATCGTGTGTTCCAGGGTCACCGGGCCCTCTGCCATTGCATTCTGGGTAAACTGCGTTGGCTGGCGAGTCCCGTCCCTGGGTACTGACATTGTCGGGGGCTACGGCGTCAAGTTTGTTGGCGTTCTgttggtcctcttcttcttcgTTGGTCCTCTGTACCACATGGCTCTCCGAGAGGGCATGGCCATTGCAGTTTACCTCCATCCTGCTCTCCTCCTCCATTTTATCTGGAGCTGGGTCTAGGGGACAGAGGGTAAGTGATAGGACAGTCAGTCACATAACCCTAGGTCAACACACTACTGATCAGCAACCCTGGTCCCATGACATTTGGTCCAAATATTGTTTGAAATCCACTACATGGCAGCCGGGCTGCCAGAATTATTGATCTACAAATCCCCTTGCATGCCATAAGACTACTCATTATGTAATGAAGATTAGCAATTCTGTGCCTCCAATTGATCTCCCCACACTGGTTGTGTTCTCTAAAACCATGGTGTTTGTTTACCTGCTGTGACACCATTAGCGATGTCCTGTAGCGTGTCGGTGGGCGGGGGGGAGTCTGTGGTGGTCCCTTcagtctcctcttccccctcctcctctcctccctccggcGCTCCCTCCATCTCCTGAATCCTCTTCTCTAACATCTCCGCCTGCTTCCGCTgtttcttcttcatcttcttcttcttgttctttGACATCTTCGCCGTCTGAGGGGAGGggtaaggagagggggatgaagagaggagtgAAGAAGGGAAGAGAGTTCAAGGCTTAGACTTCTATACAATTTGTAAAACTGCTTTTCCATTGATAAGTGTGAACAGAGCGCCACCCACTCCCATGCATTACCTGGTAGCAGCAACCACACAATAAAAACATCATGCTTTTATAAATAACGCAGAAAAACAGAGACTTACTGGTTTGGGCGCAGGGGCTGTGCTCACTAGGcagaaagaagagaaagagaacattCGACTGTCATATCCTCAGCTAGATAATGACTAAACCAGCATAGGATTATGTCAAATCTGCCTCAGTAATTAGCATACAGTACCAGTAGCACGGTGTCTGTCTATATtgtattgtccctagaatttctaagcaaaacagctggaggcagggctttctcctatagatccacatttttatggaatggtcggCAGACCATtgtatccatgtgagagacgcagactctggctcaacctttaagtctttactgaagactcatctcttcagtaggtcctacaattgagtgtagtctggcacaaatcaaatcaaattttatttgtcacatgcagggagaatacaacaggtattaatgcttacttacaagccctttaccaacagtgcagttaaaaaaatcTAATCTACCGAAAtagaagtaacaaataattaaagagcagcagtaaaataacaattgcgaggctatatacagggggtaccggtacagagtcaatgtgcggggggggggggggcaccggttagtcgaggtaaaatgtacatgtaggtagaattattaaggtgactatacatagataacaGAGCAGCAGGagcataaaagaggggggggAAATACAAATagactgggtagccatttgattagaggttcaggaatcttatggcttgggggtagaagctgtttagaaacctcttggacctagacgtggcgctccggtactgcttgccgtgcggtagcagagagaacagtctatgactagggtggctggagtccttgacaatttttagggccttcctctgacactgcctgcgtatagaggtcctggatgacaggaagcttggccccagtgacgtactgggccgtacacacaaccctctgtagtgccttgcggtcggaggccaagcagttgccataccaagcagtgatgcaaccagtcaggatgctctcgatggtgcagctgtagaaatttttgaggatctgaggacccttttcagcctcctgaggggaaataggttttgtcgtgccctcttcacaaatgtcttggtgtgcttggaccatgttagttttttagtgatgtggataccaaagaacttgaagctctcaacctgctccaccacagccccgtcgatgagaacagGGGAGTACTCGGTCAtgcatttcctgtagtccacaatcatctcctttgtcttgatcacgttgagggagaggttgttgtcctggcaccacacggtcaggtctctgacctcctccctataggccgtctcatcgttgtcggtgaccaggcctatcactgttgagtcatcggcatacttaatgttgttggagtcgtgcctggccgtgcagtcatgactgaacagggagtacaggaggggactgagcacgcacccctgaggggcccccgtgttggatgtgttgttacctacccttaccacctgggggtgggcccgtcaggaagtccaggatccaggtgcagagggaggtgtttagtcccagtgtccttagcttagtgatgagctttgagggcactatggtgttgaacattgagctgtagtcaatgaatagcattctcacataggtgttccttttatccaggtgggaaagggcagtgtggggtgcaatagagatggcattatctgtggatctgttggggtggtatgcaaattggagtgggtctagggtttctgggataatggtgttgatgtgagccacggccagcctttcaaagcacttcatggctacagacgtgagtgctacgggtcggtagtaatttaggcaggttaccttagtgttcttgggcacagggactatggtggtctgcttgaaacatgtttgtaATACAGGCTCAGACAgagaaaggttgaaaatgtcagtgaagttggtcagcgcatgctcggagtacacgtcctggtaaaccGTCTGGCCCGGAGGCCttctgaatgttaacctgtttaaaggtcttactcacatcggctgcggagagcgtgatcacacagtcgtccggaacagcttaagcgctcatgcatgtttcagtgttgctagcttcgaagcgagcatagaagtagtttagctcgtctggtaggcttgagtcactgagcagctctcggctgtgctttccctttgtagtctgtaatggtttgcaagccctgccacatccgacaagcgtcggagccgatgtattacgattcgatcttagtcc encodes:
- the LOC139536525 gene encoding SRSF protein kinase 1-like isoform X2, whose translation is MERKVLALQARKKRTKTKKPGKKPDPAPRGGASKQNDSPIPDQDEEILGSDDEEQEDPNDYCRGGYHHVKIGDLFNGRYHVIRKLGWGHFSTVWLAWDIQGKRFVAMKVVKSAEHYTETALDEIKLLRSVRNTDQNDPSREKVVQLLDDFKISGMNGSHVCMVFEVLGHHLLKWIIKSNYQGLPLPCVKSIIRQVLQGLDYLHSKCKIIHTDIKPENILLTVNEPYIRNMAAEATEWQRTGAPPPSGSAVSTAPAPKPTAKMSKNKKKKMKKKQRKQAEMLEKRIQEMEGAPEGGEEEGEEETEGTTTDSPPPTDTLQDIANGVTADPAPDKMEEESRMEVNCNGHALSESHVVQRTNEEEEDQQNANKLDAVAPDNVSTQGRDSPANAVYPECNGRGPGDPGTHDKEGRGRGKEGETEECKRPEKDDEERKDEEMETDEVPGREDEEEGERNDKVAAGSLLVNPLEPLNADKIQIKIADLGNACWVHKHFTDDIQTRQYRSLEVLMGAGYGTPADIWSTAAMAFELATGDYLFEPHSGEDYSRDEDHIALIIELLGKVPKKLILAGKYSKEFFTKKGDLRHITKLKPWGLLEVLVEKYEWSKEEAATFASFLFPMLDLVPEKRATAAECLRHAWIAP
- the LOC139536525 gene encoding SRSF protein kinase 1-like isoform X1, which produces MWLLDWIVSLNTAVVKLATGLRCKPDPAPRGGASKQNDSPIPDQDEEILGSDDEEQEDPNDYCRGGYHHVKIGDLFNGRYHVIRKLGWGHFSTVWLAWDIQGKRFVAMKVVKSAEHYTETALDEIKLLRSVRNTDQNDPSREKVVQLLDDFKISGMNGSHVCMVFEVLGHHLLKWIIKSNYQGLPLPCVKSIIRQVLQGLDYLHSKCKIIHTDIKPENILLTVNEPYIRNMAAEATEWQRTGAPPPSGSAVSTAPAPKPTAKMSKNKKKKMKKKQRKQAEMLEKRIQEMEGAPEGGEEEGEEETEGTTTDSPPPTDTLQDIANGVTADPAPDKMEEESRMEVNCNGHALSESHVVQRTNEEEEDQQNANKLDAVAPDNVSTQGRDSPANAVYPECNGRGPGDPGTHDKEGRGRGKEGETEECKRPEKDDEERKDEEMETDEVPGREDEEEGERNDKVAAGSLLVNPLEPLNADKIQIKIADLGNACWVHKHFTDDIQTRQYRSLEVLMGAGYGTPADIWSTAAMAFELATGDYLFEPHSGEDYSRDEDHIALIIELLGKVPKKLILAGKYSKEFFTKKGDLRHITKLKPWGLLEVLVEKYEWSKEEAATFASFLFPMLDLVPEKRATAAECLRHAWIAP
- the LOC139536525 gene encoding SRSF protein kinase 1-like isoform X3, with protein sequence MGIRASCRPDPAPRGGASKQNDSPIPDQDEEILGSDDEEQEDPNDYCRGGYHHVKIGDLFNGRYHVIRKLGWGHFSTVWLAWDIQGKRFVAMKVVKSAEHYTETALDEIKLLRSVRNTDQNDPSREKVVQLLDDFKISGMNGSHVCMVFEVLGHHLLKWIIKSNYQGLPLPCVKSIIRQVLQGLDYLHSKCKIIHTDIKPENILLTVNEPYIRNMAAEATEWQRTGAPPPSGSAVSTAPAPKPTAKMSKNKKKKMKKKQRKQAEMLEKRIQEMEGAPEGGEEEGEEETEGTTTDSPPPTDTLQDIANGVTADPAPDKMEEESRMEVNCNGHALSESHVVQRTNEEEEDQQNANKLDAVAPDNVSTQGRDSPANAVYPECNGRGPGDPGTHDKEGRGRGKEGETEECKRPEKDDEERKDEEMETDEVPGREDEEEGERNDKVAAGSLLVNPLEPLNADKIQIKIADLGNACWVHKHFTDDIQTRQYRSLEVLMGAGYGTPADIWSTAAMAFELATGDYLFEPHSGEDYSRDEDHIALIIELLGKVPKKLILAGKYSKEFFTKKGDLRHITKLKPWGLLEVLVEKYEWSKEEAATFASFLFPMLDLVPEKRATAAECLRHAWIAP